A section of the Papio anubis isolate 15944 chromosome 16, Panubis1.0, whole genome shotgun sequence genome encodes:
- the CEBPB gene encoding CCAAT/enhancer-binding protein beta: MQRLVAWDPACLPLPPPPAFKSMEVANFYYEADCLAAAYGGKAAPAAPPAARPGPRPPAGELGSIGDHERAIDFSPYLEPLGAPQAPAPATATDTFEAAPPAPAPAPASSGQHHDFLSDLFSDDYGGKNCKKPAEYGYVSLGRLGAAKGALHPGCFAPLHPPPPPPPPPAELKAEPGFEPADCKRKEEAGAPGGGAGMAAGFPYALRAYLGYQAVPSGSSGSLSTSSSSSPPGTPSPADAKAPPAACYAGAAPPPSQVKSKAKKTVDKHSDEYKIRRERNNIAVRKSRDKAKMRNLETQHKVLELTAENERLQKKVEQLSRELSTLRNLFKQLPEPLLASSGHC; encoded by the coding sequence ATGCAACGCCTGGTGGCCTGGGACCCAGCATGTCTCCCCCTGCCGCCGCCGCCTGCCTTTAAATCCATGGAAGTGGCCAACTTCTACTACGAGGCGGACTGCTTGGCTGCTGCGTACGGCGGCAAGGCGGCCCCCGCGGCGCCCCCCGCGGCCAGACCCGGGCCGCGCCCCCCAGCCGGCGAGCTGGGCAGCATCGGCGACCACGAGCGCGCCATCGACTTCAGCCCGTACCTGGAGCCGCTGGGCGCGCCGCAGGCCCCGGCGCCCGCCACGGCCACGGACACCTTCGAGGCGGCTCCGCCCGCGCCCGCCCCCGCGCCCGCCTCCTCCGGGCAGCACCACGACTTCCTCTCCGACCTCTTCTCCGACGACTACGGGGGCAAGAACTGCAAGAAGCCGGCCGAGTACGGCTACGTGAGCCTGGGGCGCCTGGGGGCCGCCAAGGGCGCGCTGCACCCCGGCTGCTTCGCGCCCCTGCACCCGCcacccccgccgccgccgccgcccgccgaGCTCAAGGCGGAGCCGGGCTTCGAGCCCGCGGACTGCAAGCGGAAGGAGGAGGCCGGGGCGCCGGGCGGCGGCGCAGGCATGGCGGCGGGCTTCCCGTACGCGCTGCGCGCTTACCTCGGCTACCAGGCGGTGCCGAGCGGCAGCAGCGGGAGCCTCTCCACGTCCTCGTCGTCCAGCCCGCCCGGCACGCCGAGCCCCGCCGACGCCAAGGCGCCCCCGGCCGCCTGCTACGCGGGGGCCGCGCCGCCGCCCTCGCAGGTCAAGAGCAAGGCCAAGAAGACAGTGGACAAGCACAGCGACGAGTACAAGATCCGGCGCGAGCGCAACAACATCGCCGTGCGCAAGAGCCGCGACAAGGCCAAGATGCGCAACCTGGAGACGCAGCACAAGGTCCTGGAGCTCACGGCCGAGAACGAGCGGCTCCAGAAGAAGGTGGAGCAGCTGTCGCGCGAGCTCAGCACCCTGCGGAACTTGTTCAAGCAGCTGCCCGAGCCCCTGCTCGCCTCCTCCGGCCACTGCTAG